From Fimbriimonadaceae bacterium, the proteins below share one genomic window:
- a CDS encoding cytochrome c3 family protein encodes MRPQVVRLGLCFVVFIGAFVALRNQVVPKGFGTEGFHRVQAPALVESFKLVHAGHQACADCHPDIVEGTFHVKAGVSCESCHGPAEKHVDDPSSFLPPKPQGRDLCARCHGMVVGRRADFPQVDVKEHNTGEPCMSCHEIHPTGGE; translated from the coding sequence GTGAGGCCACAGGTTGTTCGACTCGGATTGTGCTTCGTCGTCTTCATCGGTGCCTTTGTGGCCCTTCGAAACCAAGTGGTTCCCAAGGGGTTTGGGACCGAGGGCTTCCACCGGGTTCAGGCGCCCGCCCTGGTCGAGTCCTTCAAACTCGTCCACGCAGGCCATCAGGCCTGTGCCGATTGTCACCCGGACATCGTCGAGGGAACCTTCCACGTCAAGGCTGGCGTGTCGTGCGAGAGCTGCCACGGACCGGCTGAGAAGCACGTCGACGACCCATCGTCATTCCTGCCGCCCAAGCCGCAGGGGAGGGACCTTTGCGCCCGATGCCACGGGATGGTGGTGGGAAGGCGCGCCGACTTCCCTCAGGTCGATGTGAAGGAACACAACACGGGAGAGCCGTGCATGTCCTGCCACGAGATCCATCCCACGGGGGGCGAATGA
- a CDS encoding 4Fe-4S dicluster domain-containing protein — protein sequence MMEETKTISRSEFLIALGKGAVFVTMAAGGYATWTRATGNIARPKVTTPTGTPHSPWYSMSIDIEKCIGCGLCVQACSKENNVPAGNFRTWIERYVVKEDGTVQITSPDGGINGFENDVPDEGIEKAFFVPKLCNHCTDSPCTQVCPVGATFITEDGVVLVDYDYCIGCGYCIQACPYGSRFFNRERKTADKCTLCYHRIKKGKLPACVEVCPVEARIFGDLSDEESPISKFNREHAVMALKPEMKTGAKVFYNGMTKEVV from the coding sequence ATGATGGAAGAGACCAAGACCATTTCGCGATCGGAGTTCCTGATCGCCCTTGGCAAGGGCGCCGTGTTCGTCACGATGGCCGCCGGCGGCTACGCGACCTGGACCCGGGCCACCGGCAACATCGCCCGACCGAAGGTGACGACCCCTACGGGCACCCCGCATTCGCCCTGGTACTCGATGTCGATCGACATCGAGAAGTGCATCGGTTGCGGTCTTTGCGTGCAGGCGTGTTCGAAGGAGAACAACGTTCCCGCGGGCAACTTCCGCACCTGGATCGAGCGGTACGTGGTCAAGGAGGATGGGACCGTCCAGATCACCTCTCCCGACGGCGGCATCAACGGTTTTGAGAACGACGTGCCCGACGAGGGTATCGAAAAGGCCTTCTTCGTACCCAAGCTGTGCAACCACTGCACGGACTCGCCATGCACCCAGGTGTGCCCCGTTGGAGCGACGTTCATCACCGAGGACGGCGTGGTGCTCGTGGATTACGACTACTGCATCGGGTGCGGCTACTGCATCCAGGCGTGTCCCTACGGCTCGCGCTTCTTCAATCGCGAGCGAAAGACCGCGGACAAGTGCACACTCTGCTACCACCGGATCAAGAAGGGCAAGCTGCCCGCCTGCGTCGAGGTGTGCCCCGTGGAGGCCCGCATCTTTGGCGACCTCTCCGACGAGGAGAGCCCGATCTCGAAGTTCAACCGCGAGCACGCGGTCATGGCGCTGAAGCCCGAGATGAAGACCGGAGCGAAGGTCTTCTACAACGGGATGACGAAGGAGGTCGTTTAA